A window of the Oscillospiraceae bacterium NTUH-002-81 genome harbors these coding sequences:
- a CDS encoding thiamine pyrophosphate-dependent enzyme gives MEIWDLLWGASLGCKEACPDREVVALLGDGSLGMTLGDLETIGREGLPIIVLVVNDSAFGNIRQEELFKMGDGRYIGVDFPNIDYVNVAKELGLGGCIVRKASEIPEAFALARSANKPFMIEVKLDGSFTVWPEAI, from the coding sequence ATGGAAATATGGGATTTGCTTTGGGGGGCTTCTCTTGGTTGTAAAGAAGCCTGCCCGGATAGAGAGGTTGTGGCGCTTCTTGGAGATGGATCTCTCGGCATGACGTTAGGGGATCTGGAAACGATTGGAAGAGAAGGGCTCCCGATTATCGTTTTGGTAGTTAATGACTCTGCTTTTGGAAATATTCGTCAGGAAGAGCTTTTTAAGATGGGAGACGGAAGATATATTGGCGTAGATTTTCCGAATATAGATTATGTAAATGTAGCAAAAGAACTTGGATTAGGAGGCTGCATTGTGCGGAAAGCTTCAGAAATTCCCGAAGCATTTGCACTTGCAAGATCTGCAAACAAACCTTTTATGATTGAAGTTAAGCTGGATGGAAGTTTTACTGTGTGGCCAGAAGCAATATAA
- a CDS encoding MaoC family dehydratase, translating into MKKTFSDTYVWRDISDPRRAQTVDDLEAGLKSPDFENLSIPETFGPVKEIIDDHKIKRYAFALNDYLPWAMQGNSPFDNTRIAQAGLLTNDLLQMFTLGYRGSQVVGLHTEEQIWFDSPAKLDEIVTLEGTYVDAYEHRGQGCVVLEANAKGADGRSIIRHRGVEILRTIPGNIVGRGSAAPEKRVTGNLPPNPHYIDTITSSSKIGDCLTPLSKNITAEQAAVFSRVGEFVTNIHNNLSTARAGGLRMPIVQGMQSFCTFTELLTRAFGKDFFTGGWIKAKFIAPITVFEDFNVYGMITNIEKVSDTQEKVYLDVWIRRQDDRLAVAGWASCLRNTSDD; encoded by the coding sequence ATGAAAAAAACTTTTTCTGACACTTACGTGTGGCGTGACATTTCAGATCCACGAAGAGCGCAAACTGTAGACGATCTTGAAGCCGGATTAAAATCTCCCGATTTTGAAAATCTAAGCATTCCCGAAACATTTGGACCCGTAAAAGAGATTATCGATGATCATAAAATCAAACGCTATGCTTTTGCACTTAACGATTATCTTCCCTGGGCAATGCAAGGAAACAGCCCCTTTGATAACACTCGTATCGCCCAGGCGGGATTACTTACAAATGACCTGTTGCAAATGTTCACTTTGGGATATCGCGGCAGTCAGGTTGTCGGTCTTCATACCGAAGAACAGATATGGTTTGATTCTCCCGCAAAGCTGGACGAAATCGTAACATTGGAGGGGACTTATGTAGACGCATATGAACACAGAGGACAAGGTTGCGTAGTACTGGAAGCCAATGCAAAAGGTGCTGATGGGAGAAGTATTATCCGTCACAGAGGAGTCGAAATTCTAAGAACCATCCCTGGAAATATCGTCGGCCGCGGCAGCGCTGCTCCTGAAAAAAGAGTGACCGGCAATCTGCCTCCCAATCCCCATTATATAGATACCATAACTTCTTCAAGTAAAATTGGAGACTGCTTAACTCCCTTATCTAAGAATATTACTGCCGAACAAGCTGCTGTATTTTCCCGTGTTGGTGAATTTGTCACCAATATTCATAATAATCTTTCAACTGCGCGAGCAGGCGGCCTACGCATGCCGATCGTGCAGGGAATGCAATCGTTTTGCACCTTTACAGAGTTACTTACACGCGCATTTGGAAAGGATTTCTTTACCGGAGGCTGGATCAAAGCTAAATTTATTGCCCCCATCACTGTATTTGAAGACTTTAATGTATACGGCATGATTACAAACATTGAGAAAGTGTCCGATACGCAGGAAAAAGTTTATTTAGATGTTTGGATCCGGCGCCAGGATGATCGCCTTGCAGTTGCCGGCTGGGCCAGCTGTCTCCGAAACACATCGGATGATTAA
- a CDS encoding CoA-transferase, translating to MNGFTLEELLAVEVSKLVRDDEMNFTGIGTGGKAYIRACGIPLVGIRLAQERHAPNALCMMGPVLDPLLDQQSIPPTNQEYDLIKWPCRSQIPLEDALGLFRLGKVGLAFASGAQVDKWGNLNIAMIGKDIKHPKVRLPGCLAQSELGCYAKRVCIIVPHTKRVLVDHVDFITAAGHENRDGLPGGGPVRVMTNLAIMDFNPETHQMRVKSIHPGITVEQVRENTGFDIEIPENVPVTPIPSEEDLRLIREEIDPGKKFLNAYLTGEPASIEE from the coding sequence ATGAATGGATTTACACTGGAAGAACTTTTGGCTGTTGAGGTATCAAAACTGGTTCGGGATGATGAAATGAATTTTACAGGAATTGGGACAGGCGGCAAAGCGTACATTCGTGCCTGTGGCATTCCGCTGGTCGGTATTCGGCTTGCACAGGAAAGACATGCGCCAAATGCATTGTGTATGATGGGCCCGGTACTGGATCCTTTGCTGGATCAGCAATCCATTCCGCCGACAAATCAGGAATACGATCTCATCAAATGGCCCTGCCGTAGTCAGATCCCACTGGAAGATGCGTTAGGTTTGTTCCGGCTTGGAAAAGTAGGATTGGCTTTTGCGTCAGGTGCACAGGTTGATAAGTGGGGAAATTTGAATATTGCTATGATTGGAAAGGATATAAAGCACCCGAAAGTACGTTTACCAGGCTGCCTGGCACAGAGCGAGCTGGGGTGCTATGCAAAGAGAGTGTGCATTATTGTTCCGCATACGAAACGTGTTCTTGTGGACCATGTTGATTTCATTACAGCGGCAGGCCATGAGAATCGGGATGGACTTCCCGGAGGTGGTCCGGTCAGAGTAATGACAAACCTGGCAATTATGGATTTTAATCCAGAGACACATCAGATGCGTGTGAAAAGCATACATCCGGGAATAACGGTAGAACAAGTTCGTGAGAATACGGGATTTGATATTGAAATACCGGAAAATGTACCTGTTACGCCGATTCCGTCAGAAGAAGATCTGAGACTGATTAGAGAAGAGATTGATCCGGGAAAGAAATTTCTTAATGCATATTTAACAGGTGAGCCTGCTTCGATTGAAGAGTGA
- a CDS encoding type II toxin-antitoxin system RelB/DinJ family antitoxin, with protein MGQTTFSVRMDESLKNQFDNLCKEFGMNASTAFNIFARAVVRERKIPFEISAPIRNSLEDGRAAFHALRLAAKDNHLQDMSLDEINKEIRLARDSKE; from the coding sequence ATGGGACAGACTACATTTAGTGTTCGGATGGATGAATCTTTAAAGAATCAGTTTGATAATTTATGCAAAGAGTTTGGGATGAATGCATCGACCGCTTTTAATATTTTTGCCCGTGCAGTTGTTCGGGAGAGGAAAATTCCTTTTGAAATTTCTGCGCCGATAAGAAATTCTTTAGAAGATGGACGTGCTGCATTTCACGCATTACGTTTAGCAGCTAAAGATAATCATCTGCAGGATATGTCGCTGGATGAGATTAATAAGGAAATCCGATTGGCCCGTGACAGTAAGGAGTGA
- a CDS encoding CoA transferase, producing MSEIQNKIITIEEAAEIIPDGSNLAIGGFAETNNPMSIVRQLIRMRKRHLELSGMGDAQSAELLCGAGCVDKIRFSNYMAKDGRCPNFSRMVEQGKIAVEDYSHFAITNRFYAAAIGVPFMPVKVMLGSDMQTIQNIDRGNKIMEVEDPFSGEKCGIVPKLEPDFALIHVARADQEGNCQLYGITSSIEIIARAAKKVIVSAEEIVSTESIRETNEHTILPSFFVDYVVHAPYGAYPGGVYTYYDYDLEHTTMITRSGKTEKGMKEYYEEWIYGTKDEHAFLNKVGLKRLMELRADPYYGISLKNRGKI from the coding sequence ATGTCGGAAATTCAGAATAAAATAATTACGATAGAAGAAGCTGCAGAAATAATTCCAGATGGCAGTAATCTTGCAATTGGTGGCTTTGCAGAGACCAATAATCCGATGAGTATTGTACGGCAATTGATTCGAATGAGAAAAAGACACTTGGAATTATCCGGAATGGGGGATGCACAATCAGCAGAACTTTTGTGCGGAGCGGGATGCGTTGACAAAATTCGTTTTTCCAATTATATGGCTAAAGATGGAAGGTGTCCTAATTTCTCAAGAATGGTCGAACAGGGAAAGATTGCGGTGGAAGACTATAGCCATTTTGCCATTACAAATCGTTTTTACGCAGCAGCGATCGGTGTTCCATTTATGCCGGTAAAAGTTATGTTGGGTTCTGATATGCAGACAATCCAGAACATTGACAGGGGCAATAAAATTATGGAAGTGGAGGACCCTTTTAGTGGTGAAAAATGCGGAATTGTGCCAAAATTAGAACCAGATTTTGCGTTGATTCATGTGGCCCGTGCAGATCAGGAAGGAAATTGTCAATTATATGGAATTACCTCTTCAATTGAAATTATTGCACGTGCAGCAAAAAAAGTAATTGTTTCAGCGGAGGAAATTGTTAGTACAGAAAGCATAAGAGAAACAAATGAGCATACAATTTTACCCTCCTTTTTTGTTGATTATGTGGTACATGCACCATACGGGGCGTATCCAGGAGGGGTATACACATATTATGATTATGATCTTGAACATACAACCATGATTACCCGTAGTGGAAAAACGGAAAAAGGAATGAAGGAATATTATGAGGAATGGATTTATGGAACAAAAGACGAGCATGCGTTTTTGAATAAAGTGGGATTGAAGCGCTTGATGGAACTCAGAGCTGATCCATACTATGGAATCAGTCTAAAGAACAGGGGGAAGATATGA
- a CDS encoding alpha-glucosidase — protein sequence MERKWWHGKVAYQVYPKSFLDTNGDGIGDLRGIISKLDYLKDLGVDIVWISPVYCSPFVDQGYDISDYYNIDPCFGTMADMDELLVEAKKRDMAVLMDLVVNHCSNEHEWFQKALADSDGEYGQYFYIREGKNGQPPCNWRSYFGGSAWEPIPGTNKYYLHLFAKEQPDLNWENPKLREEIYKMMNWWLDKGLAGFRIDAIINIKKDLRFQDFPADRADGLCSCATMLAAAEGPGAFLREMKERTFDRVDAFTVGELFNYREEDLPRYIGENGYFSTIFDFSSEAAGCSEKGWYDRRKLSPDEYRDILYRVQRITANVGFMANIIENHDEPRGVSRYLPDGGCTEKSKKMLAAVLMMLRGLPFIYQGQEIGMENCAFKNIEEMDDLNSRDEYRVALAAGCTEEQAMAAVQRYSRDNCRTPFQWNAGTEAGFTTGTPWLKVNPNYTRINAEAQMGNPNSVRSWYRQLIALRKSETYGETVVYGAFRALFEEEHDLIAFAREREGQRLVVLANFREEPRTLQLEAPVKEILLTNRAYTEEEQAQAAEGVITLDGYQVIIAECQ from the coding sequence ATGGAAAGAAAATGGTGGCATGGGAAGGTGGCCTATCAGGTATACCCGAAGAGCTTTCTGGATACGAACGGGGACGGCATCGGTGATCTGCGGGGGATTATCAGCAAACTGGATTATCTGAAGGATCTGGGTGTGGATATCGTGTGGATTTCGCCGGTATACTGTTCCCCCTTTGTGGATCAGGGATACGATATTTCAGATTATTACAATATCGATCCGTGCTTTGGCACGATGGCGGACATGGATGAGCTGCTGGTGGAGGCGAAGAAGCGGGACATGGCGGTGCTGATGGATTTGGTGGTGAACCACTGTTCCAACGAACATGAATGGTTCCAAAAGGCGCTGGCAGACTCGGACGGGGAGTATGGGCAGTATTTCTACATCCGAGAAGGAAAAAACGGGCAGCCGCCCTGCAACTGGCGCTCTTATTTTGGCGGCAGTGCCTGGGAGCCGATTCCGGGAACGAACAAATATTATTTGCATCTGTTTGCGAAGGAGCAGCCGGATCTGAACTGGGAGAATCCGAAGCTGCGGGAAGAGATTTACAAAATGATGAACTGGTGGCTGGACAAGGGGCTGGCCGGTTTTCGCATCGATGCCATCATTAATATAAAGAAGGATCTGCGGTTCCAGGATTTTCCGGCGGACCGGGCGGATGGCCTGTGCAGCTGTGCGACGATGCTGGCGGCAGCGGAAGGGCCGGGTGCATTTCTGCGGGAGATGAAGGAGAGAACCTTCGACCGGGTGGATGCGTTTACCGTGGGCGAGTTGTTCAACTACCGGGAGGAGGATCTGCCCCGGTATATCGGAGAGAACGGTTATTTTTCTACGATTTTTGATTTCAGTTCGGAGGCGGCCGGATGCAGCGAGAAGGGCTGGTATGACCGGCGGAAGCTTTCGCCGGATGAGTATCGGGATATTTTGTACCGGGTGCAGCGGATCACAGCCAACGTGGGTTTTATGGCAAATATCATTGAAAATCATGATGAGCCCCGGGGCGTCAGCCGGTATCTGCCGGACGGCGGCTGCACGGAGAAGAGTAAGAAAATGCTGGCAGCGGTGCTGATGATGCTCCGAGGCCTGCCCTTTATTTATCAGGGGCAGGAAATTGGCATGGAAAACTGTGCCTTCAAAAATATTGAAGAAATGGATGACCTCAATTCCAGGGACGAGTATCGGGTGGCCCTGGCGGCCGGATGCACAGAGGAGCAGGCCATGGCGGCGGTGCAGCGCTACAGCCGGGACAACTGCCGGACACCGTTCCAGTGGAATGCCGGGACAGAGGCAGGATTTACCACAGGGACACCATGGCTGAAAGTGAATCCCAACTATACGCGCATCAACGCCGAAGCGCAGATGGGCAATCCGAATTCTGTCCGCTCCTGGTACAGGCAGCTCATTGCGCTGCGCAAATCGGAAACATACGGAGAGACAGTTGTCTACGGCGCATTTCGTGCGTTGTTTGAAGAGGAGCATGACCTGATCGCTTTTGCAAGAGAGCGGGAGGGACAGCGGCTGGTGGTGCTGGCAAACTTCCGGGAGGAACCCCGGACGCTGCAGCTGGAG
- a CDS encoding thiamine pyrophosphate-binding protein, with product MCLATTGPGATNLITGLGGALRDSSPVIALVFQNKLPDAGKGDAQESDHELLFESICKKYIPVRDASTVVWAMREAYRVAKTGRPGPVVVDLYRDVVENQTASYEYVDPKNYCVMPESIANDEAIDAAFDVIKANKKIALWIGNGVKLAHAQEEVKALSRLLDAPIVCTYNGICAIDTDFENLVGPRSRHGSAVTKATIEEADCVILIGSTLTAISTNRWEIKAKNIIQFDIVPENIGRHYPVAVGVVGDAKASVDKLNKKLKAESYVADASYKNYIFAKKEEWAKNLFQGAIVDTEATPVPPIALHIELQKVLRENGIFVVDAGNPGAWTHITKFPKGTTYMKPVNYGNMGFALGGFSWL from the coding sequence ATTTGTCTGGCAACGACGGGACCGGGAGCGACAAATTTAATTACAGGTTTAGGTGGAGCATTGAGAGATTCCAGCCCAGTAATCGCCCTGGTGTTTCAGAACAAACTGCCAGATGCCGGAAAGGGAGATGCGCAAGAAAGCGATCATGAATTATTATTTGAAAGTATTTGTAAGAAATATATTCCGGTAAGAGATGCTAGTACAGTTGTATGGGCAATGCGAGAGGCTTATCGTGTGGCAAAGACAGGAAGGCCGGGACCGGTAGTGGTAGATCTGTACAGAGATGTTGTGGAAAATCAGACGGCTTCCTATGAATATGTTGATCCCAAGAACTACTGTGTAATGCCGGAGAGTATTGCGAATGATGAAGCAATTGATGCAGCTTTTGATGTGATCAAAGCAAATAAAAAGATCGCGTTGTGGATCGGCAATGGAGTAAAACTTGCTCATGCACAGGAAGAGGTGAAAGCATTATCCAGATTGTTGGATGCGCCGATTGTGTGTACATATAATGGTATCTGTGCGATTGATACAGACTTTGAAAATTTGGTTGGGCCAAGATCGAGACATGGAAGTGCTGTTACAAAGGCAACAATTGAGGAAGCAGATTGTGTTATTCTGATAGGATCCACACTTACTGCAATCAGCACAAACCGTTGGGAGATTAAAGCGAAAAATATCATTCAGTTTGACATTGTGCCGGAAAATATTGGAAGACACTATCCTGTTGCTGTCGGCGTTGTGGGAGATGCGAAAGCTTCTGTGGATAAGTTAAATAAAAAGTTAAAAGCAGAATCCTATGTGGCAGATGCTTCTTATAAAAACTATATTTTTGCAAAGAAAGAAGAATGGGCAAAGAATCTGTTCCAGGGCGCAATTGTCGATACGGAAGCAACACCTGTTCCACCTATTGCATTACATATAGAATTGCAGAAAGTATTAAGAGAAAACGGCATTTTTGTTGTTGATGCTGGTAACCCTGGTGCATGGACGCATATTACAAAATTCCCTAAAGGAACGACTTACATGAAGCCAGTCAACTATGGAAATATGGGATTTGCTTTGGGGGGCTTCTCTTGGTTGTAA
- a CDS encoding CoA-transferase has translation MMCWTKEELMIAAAADVIKDHDIALVGIGLPNLAAMLAKQTHAPNLKLVYESGAIDASPENLPQGPGDFPLLRTSVMNTSLFDALGYVQRGKVDIAFLAAAEIDQYGNLNATVVGDYLHPICRLPGSGGANDMGSGAKKIVVVSKHIRRKFPERVSFITTPGFINGPGDRERYGLNGEGPVRVLTDLGVFGFDEKTKRMKILSIHPGVDKQEIIDNTQFEILGMDEEIPVTKQKSERIHQLIKNLDMNHQYIGK, from the coding sequence ATGATGTGCTGGACGAAAGAAGAACTTATGATCGCTGCAGCGGCTGATGTTATAAAAGATCACGATATTGCATTGGTTGGAATTGGTCTTCCTAATCTTGCTGCTATGTTGGCAAAACAGACACATGCACCGAATTTAAAACTGGTATATGAATCGGGTGCAATAGACGCTTCACCGGAGAATTTACCTCAGGGACCTGGAGATTTTCCGTTATTACGCACATCCGTAATGAACACGTCATTGTTTGATGCATTAGGGTATGTGCAACGCGGAAAGGTAGATATTGCCTTTCTGGCAGCTGCGGAAATAGATCAATATGGGAATTTGAATGCGACAGTTGTGGGAGATTATTTGCACCCGATTTGTCGCTTACCGGGAAGCGGTGGCGCTAATGATATGGGGTCTGGCGCGAAAAAAATAGTTGTTGTTTCGAAACACATTCGAAGAAAATTCCCGGAACGAGTCTCTTTTATCACGACACCGGGATTTATAAATGGACCGGGCGATCGCGAACGATATGGATTAAATGGAGAAGGCCCTGTAAGAGTTTTGACAGATTTGGGTGTGTTCGGGTTTGATGAAAAGACAAAACGAATGAAAATCTTATCGATTCATCCGGGAGTTGATAAGCAGGAGATCATTGATAATACGCAATTTGAAATTCTTGGAATGGATGAGGAAATTCCAGTTACAAAGCAGAAAAGTGAAAGAATTCATCAATTGATAAAAAATCTGGATATGAATCACCAATATATTGGAAAATAA
- a CDS encoding lactate utilization protein has protein sequence MNKNEYYSKIAQTIIARLKSRQIQGYYCDSKEDARKKALELITEGNSVGWGGSQTIKDIGLMEVIQNGPYVVYDRKKYSNKQEKMEMYAHILQADWFLMSTNAITMNGEMINIDGRSDRISFLCFGPENVLIVAGMNKVVPDVESGIKRSQNVAAPKNAMKLERKVPCRDSGECTACLSPECICSQILITRRSAYKNRIKVILVGEELGF, from the coding sequence ATGAATAAGAATGAATATTATAGCAAAATTGCGCAAACGATAATTGCACGACTAAAATCAAGGCAAATACAGGGCTATTATTGCGATTCAAAAGAAGATGCGCGCAAAAAGGCACTGGAATTAATTACAGAGGGAAATTCTGTTGGATGGGGAGGCTCTCAGACAATAAAAGATATTGGATTAATGGAGGTTATTCAAAATGGACCTTATGTTGTATATGACAGGAAAAAATATAGCAATAAACAGGAAAAGATGGAAATGTATGCACATATTCTCCAGGCAGACTGGTTTTTAATGAGCACAAATGCAATTACAATGAACGGAGAAATGATAAATATTGATGGAAGATCTGATCGAATTTCTTTTTTATGTTTTGGCCCGGAAAATGTATTGATAGTTGCGGGAATGAATAAAGTAGTGCCTGATGTGGAGAGTGGAATTAAAAGGAGTCAAAATGTCGCAGCACCGAAAAATGCAATGAAATTAGAAAGAAAGGTTCCTTGCAGGGATAGCGGGGAATGTACGGCTTGTTTGAGCCCGGAATGTATTTGTTCTCAGATTCTTATTACGCGCCGTTCTGCTTATAAAAATCGGATAAAAGTGATACTTGTGGGAGAAGAACTGGGATTTTGA
- a CDS encoding CoA-transferase — MQERRTKLVSISEAISHIPDGAKVASGGSLMRKTPMALVREIVRQKKKDLTLYSWSSGMNYDMLIGAGCAKEAWSSYCGLFQLGIAQNFRRTVEEGGCRYVDLSETCCKDKFRAGVFNRSFVISKVPLNTDIMKNPEFKEIICPFTGERYAAMEAFHPDVAIVHAHRADKYGNVQFDPIRMMDNEMDVLIARSAKLCIVSVEEIVPEEEIIRTPHQTLLPKLYVDYVVHAPFGAHPSSCDCRYDMDYEHGEYYQECSKTKEGFQKYLNKYVYGITEEEYINKVGGVEALEKKLGRGGWN, encoded by the coding sequence ATGCAGGAGAGAAGAACAAAGTTAGTATCGATTAGTGAAGCGATATCTCATATTCCGGATGGCGCAAAAGTAGCAAGCGGTGGGTCACTTATGAGAAAAACGCCCATGGCCTTGGTTCGGGAAATTGTCCGGCAAAAGAAAAAGGATTTAACGTTATATTCCTGGAGTTCAGGTATGAATTATGATATGTTGATTGGCGCTGGATGCGCGAAAGAAGCATGGTCTTCATATTGTGGATTATTCCAGCTGGGAATTGCACAGAATTTCAGAAGAACGGTCGAAGAAGGTGGATGCCGATACGTAGATCTCAGTGAGACTTGTTGTAAAGATAAATTTCGGGCGGGTGTATTCAACAGAAGTTTTGTTATTTCTAAAGTGCCGTTAAATACGGATATTATGAAAAATCCTGAATTCAAAGAAATCATATGCCCGTTTACCGGTGAGCGTTATGCGGCAATGGAAGCTTTTCATCCAGATGTTGCCATTGTACACGCACATCGTGCGGATAAATATGGAAATGTTCAGTTCGATCCTATTCGAATGATGGATAATGAAATGGACGTTCTTATTGCAAGATCTGCAAAACTCTGCATCGTCAGTGTAGAGGAAATTGTTCCGGAAGAGGAAATTATCAGAACACCACATCAGACGCTTCTTCCGAAACTTTATGTTGATTATGTAGTACATGCTCCTTTTGGGGCACATCCAAGTTCATGTGACTGCCGCTATGATATGGATTACGAACATGGGGAATATTACCAGGAGTGTTCCAAAACAAAAGAAGGTTTTCAGAAATATTTGAACAAATATGTGTATGGAATTACAGAGGAAGAGTACATCAACAAAGTTGGCGGCGTTGAAGCGTTAGAAAAGAAATTAGGGAGAGGAGGGTGGAACTAA
- a CDS encoding GntR family transcriptional regulator, which translates to MEKKTGPLYYIIKEDLKRKIENEELKPGEVLPTENQLCEEYKASRVTIRRAINELITENVLERGFGKTATVKGDNVPRSLNRLGGLHEELEKAGIKCSSFILEAKIIEAPKEIAGYMGIDSQDKVWVIERLRYANGKPLCYQLLYLNYKLCENLDTKELSTSSLYELLEHKLGVEIDTATQSIQAVMATYRIAALLELAEQTCMLKVNRTAYTKSGECFEYSESSYVSSRYMLTMTLKR; encoded by the coding sequence ATGGAGAAAAAAACAGGACCCCTTTACTATATCATTAAAGAAGATTTGAAAAGAAAGATAGAGAATGAAGAATTAAAACCCGGAGAAGTGCTCCCAACAGAAAATCAATTATGTGAAGAGTATAAGGCCAGCAGAGTTACAATAAGAAGGGCTATTAATGAACTGATTACCGAAAATGTTCTGGAACGTGGATTTGGAAAGACAGCTACCGTAAAAGGTGATAATGTTCCCAGAAGCTTAAATCGTCTGGGAGGCCTGCATGAGGAATTGGAAAAGGCGGGTATCAAATGTTCTTCTTTTATTCTTGAAGCTAAAATAATTGAAGCGCCGAAAGAAATAGCCGGTTATATGGGGATTGATAGTCAGGATAAGGTATGGGTAATAGAACGGCTGCGATATGCGAATGGGAAGCCACTTTGCTATCAGTTATTATACTTAAATTATAAATTATGTGAGAATCTGGATACAAAAGAATTGTCAACATCTTCGTTGTATGAGTTATTGGAGCATAAATTAGGAGTAGAGATTGATACAGCGACACAAAGCATACAGGCAGTAATGGCAACCTATCGAATTGCGGCACTTTTGGAACTGGCGGAACAGACATGTATGTTAAAGGTTAATAGAACAGCATACACAAAAAGTGGGGAGTGTTTTGAATATTCAGAGAGTTCTTATGTTTCGAGCAGGTACATGCTTACAATGACTTTAAAACGATAA
- a CDS encoding putative toxin-antitoxin system toxin component, PIN family: MNYLVVIDTNVLISALLSKHRDAATVRVLEAVFDGTIIPVFNDEILEEYSQVLRRPKFKFDNGVIELLLNVMKANGIFAERLITNERLPDPKDLVFYEVVMAKKEDNAYLVTGNGKHFPQKPFIVTPNELLAIIQ; this comes from the coding sequence ATGAATTATTTGGTTGTCATTGATACGAATGTTTTGATATCGGCATTGTTGTCCAAGCATAGAGATGCGGCAACTGTTCGAGTGCTGGAGGCGGTTTTTGATGGAACGATTATTCCTGTTTTCAATGACGAAATTCTTGAGGAGTATTCACAGGTGCTTCGCAGGCCAAAATTTAAATTTGATAATGGTGTTATTGAATTATTGTTAAATGTAATGAAAGCAAATGGGATATTTGCAGAGCGGCTTATTACAAATGAGCGACTTCCAGACCCGAAGGATCTTGTGTTTTATGAAGTCGTTATGGCAAAGAAGGAGGATAATGCGTATCTGGTTACAGGGAATGGGAAACATTTTCCTCAAAAGCCTTTTATCGTTACACCGAATGAGTTGCTTGCGATTATTCAATAA